From the genome of Eublepharis macularius isolate TG4126 chromosome 12, MPM_Emac_v1.0, whole genome shotgun sequence, one region includes:
- the LOC129339215 gene encoding olfactory receptor 11A1-like gives MADRFKQSRFFFGSPHELLIKRNEVNPLINQTVITEFILLGFGDHPELHVLFFLLFLVIYIITVMGNLLIVVLIVTDRHLHIPMYFFLGNLSCLEICYTSTILPRMLASFLTGNRAISLSGCFIQLYLFGFLVTAETCLLSVMSYDRYLAICKPFQYQFHMNNKVCISLAAGSWISGCFSVSIVVVWLSQLSYCGFNGIDHFFCDFVPLSKLACSDTSLIMQVALLLCSVFTFPPFILTIASYICIISVILRIPSTTGRQKAFSTCSSHLLVVTIFYGTLMIVYLLPEGPLLKGSSKVFSFFYTVMTPMINPLIYSLRNKEVKEGLRKWAQKFWSPLGL, from the coding sequence GTAAACCCCTTGATAAACCAAACAGTAATCACAGAATTCATCCTCCTGGGATTTGGGGATCATCCTGAACTGCATGTTCTTTTCTTCCTGCTGTTTCTCGTAATCTACATCATAACCGTAATGGGGAATCTTCTTATTGTTGTGCTAATTGTGACTGACAGGCATCTTCACAttcccatgtacttcttcctagGGAACTTGTCCTGTTTGGAGATTTGCTACACCTCAACCATCCTGCCAAGAATGCTGGCGAGTTTCCTAACAGGGAATAGAGCCATTTCCTTATCTGGTTGTTTTATACAGTTATATTTATTTGGTTTTCTGGTGACTGCAGAAACTTGTCTCCTATCTGTAATGTCTTACGATCGGTATTTAGCTATTTGCAAACCATTCCAATATCAGTTCCATATGAATAACAAGGTATGTATCTCTTTAGCAGCCGGTTCTTGGATAAGtggctgtttttctgtttcaATAGTGGTTGTGTGGCTATCACAGTTAAGTTACTGTGGCTTCAATGGAATTGATCATTTTTTCTGTGATTTTGTACCACTAAGCAAGTTGGCCTGTAGTGACACATCTTTGATTATGCAGGTAGCCCTTTTGTTGTGTTCTGTATTCACTTTTCCTCCATTTATATTGACCATAGCATCTTACATTTGCATCATATCAGTCATCTTGAGAATCCCCTCAACCACAGGGAGACAAAAGGCATTTTCTACCTGTTCATCCCACCTTCTTGTAGTTACCATTTTCTATGGCACCTTAATGATTGTGTATCTCCTTCCAGAAGGCCCCTTATTGAAGGGTTCATCAAAAGTATTCTCCTTTTTCTATACTGTCATGACTCCAATGATTAATCCCTTAATATACAGTTTAAGGAACAAGGAGGTGAAGGAAGGCCTGAGAAAATGGGCTCAGAAATTCTGGTCACCCCTAGGACTTTAA